Proteins found in one Pelobacter seleniigenes DSM 18267 genomic segment:
- a CDS encoding FKBP-type peptidyl-prolyl cis-trans isomerase yields the protein MGLKKSKNCWLTSLTSCVILNEARLYCRASFFLTITIVTENLMKKIIGFGLVLVLVAGGAYAEDKFPTPKEKIGYAIGMNIGLNMKQQKLDVDPDQVAAGLKAAFSGAETALSQEEMSQVLTAFQQEMQQKQVAEQTRQASENLAAAKTFLAENAKKKGVVTLDSGLQYKVIEAGKGATPTADSTVKVHYRGTLIDGTQFDSSYDRGEPVSFPVKGVIAGWTEALQLMKEGDKWQLVIPPELAYAERGAPPVIPPNSALIFEVELLKVL from the coding sequence TTGGGTTTGAAAAAGTCAAAGAATTGTTGGCTGACTAGCTTAACATCATGTGTTATCTTAAATGAGGCTCGGTTGTACTGCCGAGCCTCATTTTTTTTAACGATAACTATTGTCACGGAGAATCTGATGAAAAAAATTATTGGCTTTGGGCTGGTATTGGTACTTGTTGCCGGTGGCGCCTATGCTGAAGACAAATTTCCGACACCCAAGGAAAAAATCGGCTATGCGATCGGGATGAATATCGGTCTGAATATGAAGCAGCAAAAACTTGATGTTGATCCTGACCAGGTCGCGGCTGGCTTGAAAGCTGCTTTCAGCGGCGCAGAAACAGCTCTGAGCCAGGAGGAGATGTCTCAGGTTCTAACCGCATTCCAGCAGGAAATGCAGCAGAAGCAGGTTGCTGAGCAGACCCGTCAAGCCAGTGAAAATCTTGCCGCGGCAAAAACCTTTCTTGCTGAAAATGCCAAGAAAAAAGGTGTTGTTACCCTGGATAGTGGTTTGCAGTACAAAGTGATTGAAGCCGGCAAGGGAGCAACTCCGACGGCTGACTCAACCGTCAAGGTCCATTATCGCGGCACTTTGATTGACGGTACTCAGTTTGACAGCTCTTATGATCGCGGTGAGCCGGTCAGCTTCCCGGTCAAGGGTGTTATTGCCGGTTGGACCGAAGCGCTTCAGCTGATGAAGGAAGGTGACAAATGGCAGTTGGTCATTCCTCCGGAGTTGGCTTATGCCGAGCGCGGAGCGCCTCCGGTTATTCCGCCAAATTCAGCTTTGATTTTTGAGGTTGAATTGCTCAAGGTTCTTTGA
- a CDS encoding 2-oxoacid:ferredoxin oxidoreductase subunit beta codes for MAYDYEKSIRPGKLPHIWCPGCGHGIVMKGLIRAMDACGLEKNNTAIVSGIGCASRLPGYMDFCTLHTAHGRAAAFATGVKMAKPEMTVICCGGDGDGTAIGGNHFIHACRRNIDMTYVLMNNYIYGMTGGQFSPCTPTGDKASTTPYGNPDPVFDLSKLAIGAGATFVARTTAFHATQIDKLIAEGIKHKGMAVIEVLDDCPTTYGRRNKFRSVVDMMKRLKEMAVPVAAAAKMTAEQLEGKVLTGVLYKEDKPEYCEQYAKVIARAQGA; via the coding sequence ATGGCTTACGATTATGAAAAATCAATCCGTCCCGGCAAATTGCCCCATATCTGGTGCCCGGGGTGTGGCCATGGCATCGTTATGAAAGGGCTGATCCGGGCTATGGATGCTTGCGGCCTGGAGAAAAACAATACCGCTATTGTTTCCGGTATCGGTTGTGCCAGCCGTCTTCCCGGTTACATGGATTTTTGTACTCTGCACACTGCTCACGGGCGTGCTGCAGCGTTCGCAACTGGCGTTAAAATGGCCAAACCTGAAATGACCGTTATTTGTTGCGGTGGGGATGGCGATGGGACCGCTATCGGCGGAAACCATTTTATCCACGCTTGCCGGCGGAATATCGATATGACCTACGTCCTGATGAATAACTATATCTATGGAATGACGGGCGGTCAGTTTTCTCCATGTACCCCGACCGGTGACAAGGCGTCCACCACTCCCTACGGCAACCCTGATCCGGTGTTTGACCTCAGTAAACTGGCCATCGGCGCCGGAGCAACTTTTGTTGCCCGGACGACAGCGTTTCATGCGACCCAGATCGATAAACTGATCGCCGAAGGGATCAAGCATAAAGGTATGGCGGTCATTGAGGTTCTTGATGACTGCCCGACCACCTATGGCCGGCGCAATAAATTCCGTAGCGTTGTTGATATGATGAAACGTCTCAAGGAAATGGCTGTTCCGGTTGCTGCTGCTGCAAAAATGACGGCTGAGCAATTGGAAGGTAAGGTGTTGACCGGGGTTCTCTATAAAGAAGATAAGCCGGAATACTGTGAACAATATGCAAAAGTCATTGCCCGCGCACAGGGCGCCTGA
- a CDS encoding 2-oxoacid:acceptor oxidoreductase family protein: protein MAERYEIRFSGAGGQGLITAGIILAEAASIIEGKHAVQSQSYGPEARGGASKSEVIIGNSPIDYPKATVVDACLAMTQEAADKYAVGIKPGGLLLVDTDFVKNPPHGDFKVYDMPIMRTAKEDVGRAIVANVIALGAMIALTDVVNRESGEEAVLRRVPEAFKDLNRKAYNLGFEKVKELLAD from the coding sequence ATGGCAGAAAGATATGAAATTCGGTTTTCCGGAGCGGGTGGTCAGGGACTGATTACCGCCGGGATTATTTTGGCGGAAGCTGCATCAATCATTGAAGGCAAACACGCAGTCCAGTCTCAGAGCTATGGCCCTGAGGCGCGTGGAGGAGCTTCCAAATCGGAAGTTATCATCGGCAACTCGCCCATCGACTATCCGAAAGCGACTGTCGTTGACGCCTGTCTGGCCATGACCCAGGAAGCTGCTGACAAATATGCGGTTGGCATCAAACCCGGTGGGTTGCTGCTGGTAGACACCGACTTTGTCAAAAATCCTCCGCATGGCGATTTCAAGGTCTATGACATGCCGATTATGCGTACTGCCAAAGAAGATGTCGGCAGAGCAATTGTCGCGAACGTCATTGCTTTAGGCGCAATGATTGCGCTGACTGATGTCGTGAATCGTGAATCCGGTGAAGAAGCGGTTTTGCGGCGTGTTCCTGAAGCGTTCAAAGACCTGAACCGGAAGGCCTACAACCTTGGGTTTGAAAAAGTCAAAGAATTGTTGGCTGACTAG